In a genomic window of Polycladomyces abyssicola:
- a CDS encoding FAD-dependent thymidylate synthase translates to MTTQNIDLSRYVSNLDKNVYTIFNLPEEVIAVIFAYVSRSPASFRDNLKKLLADGELAMDETSGGMTGFYSEKAARFHEKWVVGYGHSSVAEHAVAHVGIEKISRLASAELELANSFNSFTEYSQRYQRPRRGDYFIPEELEQDTEAKQAFIRLNETAFDIYERLLSGLIDYLSRNLPRQEGESDKRFSVRVEKTAFEDARYVLTLATLTNLGMTGNGRALRDTIVRLLSSRHAECRRLAEEMEREISRVIPTLLKHVQPNDYLLQTRNDLTDLLPESPHQTEDTGRKKPFARFVQMPDYNKALTQTVAHLMVSERSMTYAQALAVAEGLSLEEKERIVDTALRHLRFFDNPRDEFQHVTYIMELLISEANWHQLLRHNRRTHFSYGEPTVKLGYTIPPHVEAAGLTSIYEEAVLLATETYERIAARFPESAAYCVSNAHHRPVTATASLWELYHLINLRTSPEAQWDIRLTFETLHRELQEKHPVFARYAQRRLG, encoded by the coding sequence ATGACAACGCAAAACATCGACTTGTCCCGATACGTGTCCAATCTGGATAAAAATGTATATACCATCTTCAATTTGCCCGAAGAAGTGATCGCGGTCATTTTTGCATATGTCAGCCGCAGTCCGGCCAGTTTCCGTGACAATCTGAAAAAACTGCTGGCTGATGGGGAGTTGGCGATGGACGAGACGTCCGGCGGCATGACCGGTTTTTACTCGGAAAAGGCTGCCCGCTTCCACGAAAAATGGGTGGTGGGCTACGGTCACAGCAGTGTGGCGGAACATGCAGTCGCCCATGTGGGAATCGAAAAGATCAGTCGACTGGCATCGGCCGAATTGGAACTGGCCAACAGTTTCAACAGCTTTACCGAGTACAGTCAGCGATATCAACGGCCCCGACGTGGCGACTACTTCATCCCGGAGGAACTGGAACAGGACACCGAAGCGAAACAAGCATTCATCCGCCTTAACGAAACAGCCTTCGACATCTATGAACGGTTGCTCAGCGGACTGATCGACTATCTGAGTCGCAACCTCCCCCGTCAAGAAGGCGAATCCGACAAACGGTTCTCGGTTCGTGTGGAAAAAACGGCGTTTGAAGACGCCCGATACGTATTGACACTGGCTACATTGACCAACCTCGGCATGACCGGTAACGGACGAGCCCTCCGCGACACGATCGTCCGGCTTCTCTCCAGCCGCCACGCTGAATGCCGCCGATTGGCCGAGGAGATGGAGCGGGAAATCAGCCGGGTCATCCCGACATTGCTCAAACACGTCCAACCCAATGACTATCTGTTGCAGACGCGGAATGACCTCACCGACCTGTTGCCGGAATCTCCTCATCAGACGGAGGATACGGGGAGGAAGAAACCGTTCGCCCGGTTCGTTCAGATGCCAGACTACAACAAGGCCTTGACGCAAACGGTGGCCCACTTGATGGTGAGCGAACGATCGATGACTTACGCGCAGGCGTTGGCTGTGGCTGAAGGACTCTCTCTCGAGGAAAAGGAGCGAATCGTCGATACTGCGCTCCGACACCTGCGCTTCTTTGACAACCCCCGGGACGAATTCCAGCATGTGACCTACATCATGGAACTGTTGATCTCGGAGGCCAACTGGCACCAACTGCTCCGTCACAACCGGCGGACGCATTTCTCCTACGGTGAACCGACGGTCAAACTTGGATACACCATCCCGCCGCATGTGGAAGCGGCCGGGCTGACCTCAATTTATGAGGAAGCGGTGTTATTGGCAACGGAAACATATGAGCGCATCGCCGCCCGTTTTCCCGAATCAGCCGCCTATTGCGTGAGCAACGCGCACCATCGTCCCGTTACCGCCACCGCTTCGCTGTGGGAGCTGTACCATCTCATCAACCTGCGCACCTCACCGGAAGCACAGTGGGACATCCGCCTTACATTTGAGACATTGCATCGGGAGCTGCAAGAGAAACATCC
- the yunB gene encoding sporulation protein YunB, with product MRFRRWRLRLRLRPQGLRRRRKSGAWFLALVILFAVLYQTLWLLEKHLHPTLVTIAQTEVKKIASEAILEGVQQQLKMGGDLDRIMKVEKAADGQVAWITINQQVQQRVYTQTTSEVTRTLHHLENKPISLSLGQVLQSNILADYGPRIPVEIWPKGDVIVDFEPKMESAGVNTVMVTMMLKVHAEMSVVVPFSTEPTVVEAKIPIATAWMMGDVPQFYYYNGALKKAESGSSPQVPMPQIKMKGNN from the coding sequence ATGCGGTTTCGAAGGTGGCGATTGCGGCTGCGCCTCAGACCTCAGGGATTGAGGCGGCGCAGAAAATCGGGAGCATGGTTTCTGGCGTTGGTCATCCTGTTTGCCGTGTTGTACCAGACATTGTGGTTGTTGGAGAAACACCTGCATCCCACCTTGGTCACGATCGCCCAGACCGAAGTGAAAAAGATCGCTTCGGAGGCGATTTTGGAAGGGGTACAACAACAATTGAAAATGGGCGGTGACCTTGACCGCATCATGAAAGTGGAAAAAGCCGCGGACGGGCAAGTGGCGTGGATCACGATCAATCAGCAGGTGCAACAGCGGGTATATACACAGACCACTTCTGAGGTGACGCGGACTCTGCATCATCTCGAAAACAAACCGATCAGCCTTAGTTTGGGGCAAGTGTTGCAAAGCAACATCCTGGCTGATTACGGACCACGGATTCCGGTGGAAATTTGGCCCAAAGGGGATGTGATCGTCGATTTCGAACCGAAGATGGAGTCGGCAGGAGTCAATACGGTAATGGTAACGATGATGTTGAAAGTGCACGCCGAGATGAGCGTGGTCGTTCCGTTTTCAACCGAACCCACCGTCGTTGAGGCCAAGATTCCGATTGCGACGGCGTGGATGATGGGGGACGTGCCGCAATTTTACTATTACAACGGCGCATTGAAAAAAGCCGAGAGCGGCTCATCACCCCAGGTGCCGATGCCGCAGATCAAAATGAAGGGGAATAATTAG
- a CDS encoding menaquinone biosynthesis decarboxylase has protein sequence MHKNLRSFLNTLRKENDLVEISVPVDPYLELAEIHRRVIAEEGPALLFSQVKGSSFPVVTNLFGTTRRVDLAFGPRPEQLMKQTVALLHELLPPKPQTLWKQRKLLFDLLRVGTKTVSSNRAPVLEAEQPEVDLSQLPVITSWQEDGGPFITLPLVYTQHPETGQHNLGMYRMQIFDRRTTGMHWQIHKGGGFHHHEAEKRNQSLPVRVFLGGPPALIASAIAPVPESLPELMLASLILGEKLPVVRPGTNGYPIIAEAEFVLSGYVPPHERRPEGPFGDHYGYYSLKHDFPVFHVQSVHHRKDAIYPATVVGKPKQEDYYLGEFLQRLLSPAFPLAMPGVKDLWTYAETGFHPLAAAVVRESYRREALAHAFRILGEGQLTLTKFLIVTDQVLPLDDFPRLFETVLERFDPAVDLLIFGNTSMDTLDYTGRRFNHGSKAVLVGVGEPVRTLPAEYRGPELPGIRQIRPYCKGALVVEGEPFEQDPELARRLAESYGDALSEWPFVFLVDDIRAAEGQTPFLWTVFTRFDPANDIYARAELVRHHPNYRPPIVIDARMKPGYPDELEPDPEIVQLVDRRWKEYFPQGLRSH, from the coding sequence TTGCACAAAAATTTACGATCATTCTTGAATACACTGCGAAAGGAAAATGATCTTGTCGAAATTTCCGTTCCCGTCGATCCCTATTTGGAATTGGCGGAAATTCATCGACGGGTCATAGCCGAAGAAGGACCGGCATTATTGTTTAGCCAAGTAAAAGGTTCGTCCTTTCCTGTCGTGACCAATTTGTTCGGCACCACCAGGCGGGTGGACCTCGCGTTCGGTCCGCGACCGGAACAATTGATGAAGCAAACGGTGGCACTGTTGCACGAATTGCTTCCACCCAAGCCACAAACCTTGTGGAAACAACGAAAACTGCTGTTCGACCTGCTCAGGGTGGGGACCAAAACCGTTTCTTCCAACCGGGCTCCCGTGCTGGAAGCGGAGCAGCCGGAAGTGGATTTGAGCCAATTGCCTGTGATCACCTCCTGGCAGGAGGACGGCGGTCCGTTTATCACACTGCCACTGGTCTATACGCAACATCCGGAAACCGGCCAACACAATCTCGGCATGTACCGGATGCAGATCTTCGACCGCCGAACCACCGGGATGCACTGGCAGATTCACAAAGGGGGCGGTTTTCACCACCACGAAGCGGAGAAGCGGAACCAATCCCTGCCGGTGCGGGTGTTTCTGGGCGGGCCGCCTGCATTGATCGCTTCCGCCATCGCACCCGTACCGGAATCGTTGCCGGAGTTGATGCTGGCTTCCCTCATTTTGGGAGAAAAACTGCCCGTCGTTCGGCCGGGCACCAACGGATACCCGATCATCGCGGAAGCCGAATTCGTCCTCTCCGGTTATGTGCCGCCGCACGAGCGTCGTCCGGAAGGCCCGTTTGGTGATCACTACGGGTATTACTCGCTTAAACATGACTTTCCCGTTTTCCACGTCCAATCGGTACATCACCGAAAGGACGCGATTTACCCGGCGACCGTGGTGGGCAAACCCAAACAGGAGGACTACTATCTCGGCGAATTCCTGCAACGTCTGCTCTCGCCCGCCTTCCCGTTGGCCATGCCGGGAGTCAAGGATTTGTGGACCTATGCGGAAACCGGGTTCCATCCCCTGGCTGCCGCCGTCGTCCGAGAAAGTTATCGGCGGGAAGCATTGGCTCACGCCTTCCGTATCCTGGGCGAAGGCCAGTTGACGCTGACCAAGTTTTTGATCGTCACCGATCAGGTTCTGCCGCTGGACGATTTCCCCCGGTTATTCGAAACCGTGTTGGAGCGGTTTGATCCCGCGGTTGATCTGCTCATCTTCGGGAATACCTCGATGGATACGCTGGATTATACGGGCCGGCGGTTCAATCATGGAAGTAAAGCAGTCCTGGTCGGCGTCGGCGAACCGGTACGTACGCTGCCTGCCGAGTATCGCGGCCCGGAACTGCCCGGGATTCGTCAGATCCGTCCGTATTGCAAAGGGGCACTGGTGGTTGAAGGTGAGCCGTTCGAACAAGATCCGGAGTTGGCCCGCCGCTTGGCCGAATCGTACGGTGATGCGCTGAGTGAATGGCCCTTTGTCTTTTTGGTGGATGACATCCGTGCGGCAGAGGGGCAAACACCGTTCCTGTGGACGGTCTTCACCCGGTTCGATCCGGCTAACGACATCTATGCCCGAGCGGAGCTGGTGCGACACCATCCGAACTACCGCCCGCCGATCGTAATCGATGCCCGCATGAAGCCGGGTTATCCCGATGAACTGGAGCCGGACCCGGAGATCGTGCAGTTGGTTGATCGACGGTGGAAAGAATATTTTCCACAAGGATTACGATCCCATTGA
- a CDS encoding glutaredoxin family protein: MQVVVYSKPHCIECNVLKRFLHDYGIAYEVRDCAAHPEYLEEVKAMGFLGVPVTVVNDTAVQGLQPDEILRLLGRSG; encoded by the coding sequence ATGCAAGTAGTGGTGTATTCCAAGCCGCATTGCATTGAATGTAATGTATTGAAACGCTTTTTGCACGATTATGGCATTGCATATGAAGTGCGGGATTGTGCCGCCCATCCCGAATATCTGGAGGAAGTGAAAGCGATGGGATTCTTGGGCGTCCCGGTCACGGTGGTAAATGATACGGCTGTCCAAGGACTTCAGCCAGACGAGATCTTGAGATTGTTGGGGCGTAGCGGGTGA
- a CDS encoding M23 family metallopeptidase, which yields MRRFLAFCMVMSLTLALTFPSAAAKNPHAETDWRKQVFKNVEMLTGLPWYYLAAMDQYERNLQKVRRDLPRKKGWLAIHIPAESWAGVINPDQEDNMEVSIHYFGGIGRDGNGDGKANRHDPVDVLYTVARFLSQLGTDEDAIRTGLWRYYHQPIAVDTITHIAKIFAKFDTLKLDAHVFPIPLQYNYTYHSTWGDRRGWGGLRIHEGTDIFANYGTPVLSTCYGYIELMGWNKYGGWRLGIRDVYNNYHYYAHLNGFRKKLKQGDIVKPGDVVGYVGSSGYGPPGTSGKFPPHLHYGLYKFNGRTIYSFDPYPHLKAWERQTRKQLREMKQKMKQKMKRKKRQ from the coding sequence ATGCGAAGGTTCCTGGCGTTCTGCATGGTAATGTCCCTAACGCTCGCGTTGACATTCCCATCCGCGGCGGCAAAAAACCCCCACGCGGAAACAGATTGGCGGAAACAAGTATTTAAAAATGTGGAAATGTTAACCGGACTCCCCTGGTATTATCTGGCGGCCATGGATCAATACGAACGCAACTTGCAAAAAGTGCGTCGTGATCTTCCCCGAAAAAAAGGATGGCTGGCCATCCACATTCCCGCCGAAAGCTGGGCCGGTGTGATCAACCCGGACCAAGAGGATAACATGGAAGTCTCCATTCACTATTTCGGGGGCATCGGACGTGACGGCAATGGTGACGGAAAAGCGAATCGTCACGATCCTGTCGATGTTCTGTACACCGTGGCCCGTTTCCTGTCTCAACTCGGAACGGATGAAGATGCGATCCGTACTGGATTGTGGCGGTACTACCACCAACCCATCGCAGTAGATACCATTACGCATATCGCCAAGATCTTTGCCAAATTCGACACATTGAAATTGGATGCACATGTTTTTCCCATCCCGCTGCAATACAACTATACCTACCACAGCACCTGGGGAGACAGACGAGGGTGGGGAGGTCTTCGCATCCATGAAGGGACGGACATCTTTGCCAATTACGGCACCCCCGTTCTCAGTACCTGTTACGGCTATATCGAATTGATGGGATGGAACAAATACGGCGGCTGGCGTCTGGGCATCCGCGACGTATACAACAATTACCACTATTACGCCCACCTGAATGGGTTCCGCAAAAAATTGAAACAAGGTGACATCGTCAAACCGGGCGATGTGGTCGGATACGTTGGCTCTTCCGGTTATGGTCCGCCGGGCACCTCGGGTAAGTTTCCGCCCCATTTGCATTACGGCTTGTACAAATTCAACGGTCGAACCATTTATTCTTTTGACCCCTATCCCCACCTCAAAGCGTGGGAACGGCAAACCCGTAAACAATTGCGGGAAATGAAACAAAAAATGAAGCAAAAAATGAAACGAAAAAAGAGACAGTGA
- a CDS encoding YfiT family bacillithiol transferase, with product MHETDAEHLDPEMVEIACNLDDMSPEWCEHVMNRLFASGARDVWIVPIIMKRGRPGVTLHVLVSEEHLNEVKRVLFLETTTLGIRWHPVTVHRLERTFHSVKTPWGTVRVKVATHQGEIVQFAPEYRDCRAIAETGGVPLKQVMKAAEMAWIASLPDEQRKKWIGDHPTGKGEVAMGGEGMNTDLRYPIGQFEKPDTITTTHVQQWIDELDSSAEQLRHAVSGLTPQQWDTPYRPGGWTVRQVVHHVADAQMHNYIRFKRALTEEEPEVYVWEHDGWAEMADSRTESPEVSLQLIEALNRRWVVMLRSLKAADFKRTFFHPVMGRMSLDEALGLFVWHIRHHVAQITHLRQRMGW from the coding sequence ATGCACGAAACGGATGCTGAACACCTGGATCCGGAAATGGTGGAGATCGCATGCAATCTGGACGACATGAGCCCTGAGTGGTGCGAACATGTAATGAATCGATTGTTTGCGTCCGGAGCCCGTGACGTGTGGATAGTTCCGATCATCATGAAGCGGGGGCGGCCCGGTGTGACATTGCATGTTTTGGTAAGTGAGGAACACCTGAACGAGGTCAAACGTGTGTTGTTCTTGGAAACCACCACATTGGGAATACGGTGGCATCCGGTAACCGTGCACCGATTGGAACGGACGTTTCACTCGGTGAAAACCCCTTGGGGGACGGTACGGGTAAAAGTCGCAACCCATCAAGGGGAAATCGTACAGTTTGCTCCGGAATACCGGGATTGCCGCGCAATTGCCGAAACTGGCGGGGTACCCCTGAAACAAGTGATGAAAGCGGCAGAAATGGCTTGGATCGCTTCGTTGCCTGATGAGCAACGAAAGAAATGGATCGGTGATCATCCAACAGGGAAAGGGGAAGTTGCAATGGGAGGGGAAGGGATGAATACGGATTTGCGGTATCCCATCGGTCAATTTGAAAAACCGGACACCATTACAACAACGCATGTGCAACAGTGGATCGACGAATTGGACAGTTCAGCCGAGCAGCTTCGTCATGCGGTGTCGGGATTGACGCCCCAGCAGTGGGATACGCCTTATCGACCGGGTGGATGGACTGTCCGGCAAGTGGTGCATCATGTGGCGGATGCTCAGATGCACAACTATATCCGATTCAAACGGGCTTTGACCGAAGAAGAACCGGAAGTATATGTATGGGAGCATGACGGGTGGGCCGAGATGGCGGACTCACGCACCGAATCGCCGGAGGTTTCCTTGCAATTGATCGAGGCACTTAACCGTCGTTGGGTAGTGATGTTGCGCTCACTGAAAGCGGCTGACTTCAAGCGTACGTTTTTCCATCCAGTGATGGGGCGCATGAGTCTGGATGAAGCATTGGGGTTGTTTGTCTGGCATATTCGACATCATGTGGCTCAGATCACGCATTTGCGTCAACGGATGGGATGGTGA
- a CDS encoding LarC family nickel insertion protein: MGKILHFDPFSGIAGDMALAALVDAGADPLLIEQQLQTLPLEPFQLQWTHTVKKGISARAVRIITESEQTGHPHRRYREIVDMLKSADLPEKAVLWSLQIFKRIGQAEARIHGIALDEVHFHEVGAIDSIVDIVGTALALDQLNPDRISSSPSPLGNGEAAMAHGVYPLPAPATLELMKGYPIRSTSLPFELTTPTGAGILTALTEQWGPVPDMTVERIGYGAGMRDLPDRPNVLRVILGNR; this comes from the coding sequence ATGGGAAAAATCCTGCACTTTGACCCGTTCTCCGGAATCGCCGGCGACATGGCGCTGGCTGCATTGGTGGACGCCGGTGCCGATCCCTTGTTGATCGAGCAACAGTTGCAAACTCTTCCGCTGGAACCGTTTCAACTGCAATGGACCCACACAGTGAAAAAAGGCATTTCCGCCCGAGCCGTTCGAATCATCACAGAGTCCGAACAAACGGGACATCCCCATCGTCGGTACCGGGAGATTGTCGACATGCTGAAATCAGCTGATTTGCCGGAAAAGGCCGTTTTATGGAGCCTTCAGATCTTTAAACGGATCGGGCAGGCGGAAGCCCGCATTCATGGAATTGCGCTCGATGAGGTCCATTTCCATGAAGTAGGCGCCATCGACTCGATTGTCGATATTGTCGGAACTGCTTTGGCATTGGATCAACTCAATCCGGACAGGATCTCTTCGTCGCCTTCGCCACTGGGGAATGGCGAAGCTGCCATGGCTCATGGGGTTTATCCGCTTCCAGCCCCGGCCACGCTGGAACTGATGAAAGGATATCCCATCCGTTCCACCTCTTTGCCCTTTGAATTGACCACGCCTACGGGAGCGGGCATTTTGACGGCACTGACGGAACAATGGGGCCCCGTTCCCGACATGACCGTCGAACGGATCGGTTACGGGGCAGGCATGCGCGACCTGCCGGACCGACCCAATGTATTGCGCGTGATACTCGGGAACCGCTAA